The following proteins are encoded in a genomic region of Labeo rohita strain BAU-BD-2019 chromosome 5, IGBB_LRoh.1.0, whole genome shotgun sequence:
- the mpdu1a gene encoding mannose-P-dolichol utilization defect 1a isoform X1, with protein sequence MDTSGEGTMTPLKDFLLTFFMPEKCYDQFFLYFSFLHVPCLKIVLSKTMGILILVGIVIAPLPQIWKVFWSGSSVGLCLTSVFLELLAISTHAAFCYTQNFPIGAWGESLFALIQIAVLALLVQHYRGKTIKGIYLLALYCGFMFLVASPLTPVSAVWTLHEWNVLLVIAGRFFQAGSNFRQGHTGQLSALSVFLVFLGSLGRIFSSLQVTGLSLSTQMHAVACCCSGVILAQVLMYWNKCMTNSEKEGQVEKDKAD encoded by the exons ATGGACACGTCTGGTGAAGGGACGATGACTCCTTTGAAAGATTTTTTGCTAACTTTTTTCATGCCAGAAAAATGTTACGACCAGTTTTTCCTTTACTTCAGCTTTCTGCATG TTCCCTGTCTGAAGATTGTCTTGAGTAAGACTATGGGAATATTGATTTTGGTGGGAATTGTTATTG CTCCACTCCCTCAGATCTGGAAAGTTTTTTGGTCTGGAAGTTCTGTTGGACTTTGCCTGACCTCTGTTTTTCTGGAGCTGTTGGCCATCTCTACTCATGCAGCTTTCTGCTACACTCAGAACTTTCCCATTGG TGCTTGGGGGGAAAGTTTGTTTGCATTGATCCAGATTGCAGTCCTGGCTTTGCTTGTCCAGCACTACCGAGGGAAAACCATAAAAG GTATATATCTTCTTGCTCTCTACTGTGGCTTCATGTTCCTCGTGGCCTCACCTTTGACTCCTGTGTCAGCGGTTTGGACCCTGCATGAGTGGAAtgtgctgttggttattgctggcAGG TTTTTCCAGGCAGGAAGTAACTTCAGACAGGGACACACAGGACAGTTGTCTGCGCTCTCTGTTTTCCTGGTCTTTCTTGGCTCTTTAGGACGTATATTCAGTTCCCTCCAG GTCACAGGCCTCTCTCTCTCAACTCAGATGCATGCAGTGGCCTGCTGTTGCAGTGGGGTGATACTAGCACAGGTCCTGATGTACTGGAATAAATGCATGACAAACAGTGAGAAAGAAGGGCAAGTGGAGAAAGACAAGGCTGATTAA
- the mpdu1a gene encoding mannose-P-dolichol utilization defect 1a isoform X2 encodes MDTSGEGTMTPLKDFLLTFFMPEKCYDQFFLYFSFLHVPCLKIVLSKTMGILILVGIVIAPLPQIWKVFWSGSSVGLCLTSVFLELLAISTHAAFCYTQNFPIGAWGESLFALIQIAVLALLVQHYRGKTIKGIYLLALYCGFMFLVASPLTPVSAVWTLHEWNVLLVIAGRVTGLSLSTQMHAVACCCSGVILAQVLMYWNKCMTNSEKEGQVEKDKAD; translated from the exons ATGGACACGTCTGGTGAAGGGACGATGACTCCTTTGAAAGATTTTTTGCTAACTTTTTTCATGCCAGAAAAATGTTACGACCAGTTTTTCCTTTACTTCAGCTTTCTGCATG TTCCCTGTCTGAAGATTGTCTTGAGTAAGACTATGGGAATATTGATTTTGGTGGGAATTGTTATTG CTCCACTCCCTCAGATCTGGAAAGTTTTTTGGTCTGGAAGTTCTGTTGGACTTTGCCTGACCTCTGTTTTTCTGGAGCTGTTGGCCATCTCTACTCATGCAGCTTTCTGCTACACTCAGAACTTTCCCATTGG TGCTTGGGGGGAAAGTTTGTTTGCATTGATCCAGATTGCAGTCCTGGCTTTGCTTGTCCAGCACTACCGAGGGAAAACCATAAAAG GTATATATCTTCTTGCTCTCTACTGTGGCTTCATGTTCCTCGTGGCCTCACCTTTGACTCCTGTGTCAGCGGTTTGGACCCTGCATGAGTGGAAtgtgctgttggttattgctggcAGG GTCACAGGCCTCTCTCTCTCAACTCAGATGCATGCAGTGGCCTGCTGTTGCAGTGGGGTGATACTAGCACAGGTCCTGATGTACTGGAATAAATGCATGACAAACAGTGAGAAAGAAGGGCAAGTGGAGAAAGACAAGGCTGATTAA
- the tm4sf21a gene encoding transmembrane 4 L6 family member 4: MCTGKCAFCVGTSLYPLAVISIICNIMLFFPGWDVKYVQNGQITPEVKYMGGLVGGGILVLIPAFHIHLTGKQGCCANRCGMFLSILFAAVGVVGALYSFIVAVMGLIHGPYCKHLLVLWGTPFKDKEPSYLKDRSTWGTCIEPNNVVEFNVGLFSTLLVTSALQLILCASQMINGLFGCLCGTCKQKEKGPL; encoded by the exons ATGTGTACGGGAAAATGTGCGTTTTGCGTCGGGACAAGTCTGTACCCTTTGGCGGTCATCTccataatatgtaatattatgctgttttttcctgGCTGGGATGTAAAGTATGTGCAGAATGGACAAATTACTCCGGAGGTTAAATACATGGGTGGACTGGTTGGAGGGGGGATTCTG GTGCTGATTCCAGCTTTTCACATTCACCTGACTGGGAAGCAGGGTTGTTGTGCTAATCGCTGTGGG atgttCCTGTCCATTTTATTTGCAGCAGTGGGTGTAGTCGGTGCCCTTTATAGTTTCATAGTGGCAGTGATGGGTCTAATTCATGGCCCATACTGTAAGCATCTTCTTGTTTTATGGGGGACTCCCTTCAAAGACAA AGAGCCGAGTTACCTTAAGGATCGTAGCACATGGGGCACTTGCATTGAGCCAAACAATGTGGTGGAGTTTAATGTGGGTCTGTTCTCAACACTTCTGGTGACCAGCGCCCTGCAGCTCATCCTCTGTGCCTCACAGATGATCAACGGCCTCTTCGGCTGCCTCTGTGGAACCtgcaaacagaaagagaaaggg